A single region of the Rhodopirellula bahusiensis genome encodes:
- the atpH gene encoding ATP synthase F1 subunit delta: protein MVKLPSLKFLRRSTDETPNVSETASHSTVLDVGAEKLGKTYARALLAATQADGSTDAVVSDLNVICDEALLPNPKLQLAFQSPQIDADEKCRVVDRLFGGNTHPVLIKLMKVMAKRGRLGYLVAVRDAAVELFDEAAGRVVAEVRTAVPMTEQLRGEVTQQLSSRFGKTVRLRESVDTELIGGMVIRVGDTVFDSSVASRLDKLGKTAAAGFARQLIEQSDRFSSSS from the coding sequence GTGGTCAAACTTCCTTCCCTGAAATTCCTACGACGCTCAACCGACGAGACCCCCAACGTGTCCGAAACCGCCTCGCATTCCACCGTCCTTGACGTCGGCGCCGAAAAACTCGGCAAGACCTACGCTCGGGCGTTGCTCGCTGCGACTCAAGCGGATGGATCCACCGATGCGGTTGTCAGTGATTTGAACGTGATTTGTGACGAAGCTTTGTTGCCGAACCCCAAGTTGCAACTCGCTTTTCAATCGCCGCAAATCGACGCTGACGAAAAATGCCGTGTGGTGGATCGTTTGTTTGGTGGGAACACTCATCCAGTCTTGATCAAGCTGATGAAGGTGATGGCCAAACGTGGTCGACTCGGTTACTTGGTCGCAGTTCGCGATGCGGCGGTCGAGTTGTTCGACGAAGCCGCAGGACGAGTCGTCGCCGAAGTTCGCACGGCGGTTCCGATGACGGAACAGCTTCGTGGTGAAGTCACCCAACAACTTTCCAGCCGCTTTGGCAAAACCGTTCGCCTTCGTGAGTCAGTCGATACCGAACTGATCGGCGGCATGGTGATCCGAGTCGGCGACACCGTTTTTGATTCGTCAGTGGCCAGCCGATTGGACAAGCTCGGCAAAACCGCTGCGGCTGGTTTCGCTCGCCAATTGATCGAACAGTCGGATCGATTCAGTTCATCGTCGTGA
- the atpF gene encoding F0F1 ATP synthase subunit B, translating into MKRLLAISSLTLLASLVLLVVSPARSLAAQDEVTVVDARADAADSEDGDHDHDHEGDDHGHDEAAGDEHGHGDEDHAATPLLSFDGGSAIWNLIIFLCVLAILSKFVWPAVLGGLQAREEKIREDLESAEKASAEAKQMLSDYQLKLDEAAGQVQTMLADARRDAEANGQKIVDAAKVEAAAQRERALSDIENAKKVAMAEMAGQTSKLAMQVARSVVGRELSADDHADLIRQSMERLPSQN; encoded by the coding sequence ATGAAACGCTTGCTTGCAATTAGCTCGCTCACTTTGCTGGCCTCACTGGTGTTGTTGGTGGTTTCACCTGCACGCTCGTTGGCAGCACAAGATGAAGTGACCGTGGTGGACGCTCGTGCGGACGCGGCGGACAGCGAAGATGGCGATCACGACCATGATCACGAAGGTGATGACCATGGGCACGATGAAGCCGCCGGAGACGAACATGGTCACGGCGACGAGGACCATGCAGCGACTCCTCTGTTGTCGTTCGACGGTGGGTCGGCGATTTGGAACCTGATCATCTTCCTGTGCGTCTTGGCGATTCTGTCCAAATTCGTTTGGCCAGCCGTCCTGGGCGGTTTGCAGGCTCGCGAAGAAAAGATTCGCGAAGATTTGGAATCGGCTGAGAAGGCCAGTGCCGAAGCGAAGCAAATGCTGAGCGATTACCAGTTGAAATTGGACGAGGCAGCCGGCCAAGTTCAAACGATGCTGGCAGATGCTCGCCGTGACGCCGAAGCAAACGGTCAGAAGATTGTCGATGCCGCCAAAGTGGAAGCCGCCGCGCAACGCGAACGAGCTTTGTCGGACATCGAGAACGCAAAGAAAGTTGCGATGGCTGAAATGGCCGGACAAACGTCCAAGTTGGCCATGCAAGTCGCTCGCAGTGTTGTTGGCCGCGAATTGTCGGCTGATGACCACGCGGATTTGATTCGTCAATCGATGGAACGGCTTCCCAGCCAGAACTAA
- the atpE gene encoding ATP synthase F0 subunit C, whose product MLELAMMLAQEIASYDFGRMGLGIGIGLIIIGAALGIGRIGGSAVDAMSRQPEAGGRIQTAMIIAAALIEGATVIALVFILLCRS is encoded by the coding sequence ATGTTAGAACTGGCAATGATGTTGGCCCAAGAAATCGCTTCCTACGACTTCGGCCGCATGGGTCTGGGGATCGGAATCGGATTGATCATTATCGGTGCCGCTTTGGGCATTGGTCGCATCGGTGGCAGTGCTGTCGACGCGATGTCACGTCAGCCTGAAGCTGGTGGACGCATCCAAACGGCGATGATCATCGCGGCTGCACTGATCGAAGGTGCGACCGTCATCGCATTGGTGTTCATTCTGTTGTGCCGCAGCTAG
- the atpB gene encoding F0F1 ATP synthase subunit A yields the protein MLPFLAAAGHDPTDHAIPHALHESPLLKIPFGGEGTNVPALGIRDGYYEFFLTNHLMMTAVVGLLLIITGVLCSRKISIFHGEGLGRYQTRGRLSQLFETICAFIRDEVAYPNLHGLTDKYIHYIWTVFFFILFANILGVIPFGYMLQLITGNDAFSHWGGSATGNLSLTSMLALTSLIAIIFIGIRETSAKDFFNHFNPIGWDGGILMLPIALMLYVLEWLSLLVKCFVLAMRLFGTMMAGHLVLAAFVGLIFAAGEASKGMGYAVSVPVVLVATSLTLLELFVCCLQAFIFTFLTVLFIAAMATHEHDEHLDDDPHAMTDANQMDPDKIFDPSRISPAVGASHPAGA from the coding sequence ATGTTGCCATTTTTAGCCGCAGCCGGTCACGATCCGACCGATCACGCGATTCCGCACGCGTTGCATGAATCGCCGTTGCTCAAAATCCCGTTTGGTGGCGAAGGCACGAATGTGCCCGCACTTGGAATTCGGGATGGCTACTACGAGTTCTTCCTGACCAATCACTTGATGATGACGGCCGTGGTCGGTTTGTTGTTGATCATCACCGGCGTGTTGTGCTCACGAAAAATCAGCATCTTTCACGGCGAAGGTTTGGGTCGCTATCAGACTCGCGGCCGGTTGTCGCAATTGTTCGAAACGATCTGTGCGTTCATTCGTGATGAGGTCGCTTACCCGAACCTGCACGGCCTGACCGACAAATACATTCATTACATCTGGACGGTGTTCTTCTTCATCCTGTTTGCCAACATCCTGGGCGTGATCCCGTTTGGCTACATGTTGCAGTTGATCACTGGAAACGACGCGTTTTCGCATTGGGGCGGCAGTGCCACCGGGAACCTGTCGTTGACCAGCATGCTGGCTCTGACCTCGCTGATTGCGATCATCTTCATCGGGATTCGCGAAACCAGCGCCAAAGACTTTTTCAATCACTTCAACCCCATTGGCTGGGATGGCGGCATCTTGATGTTGCCCATCGCGTTGATGCTGTACGTGCTCGAGTGGCTCAGTTTGCTGGTCAAGTGCTTCGTGCTCGCCATGCGGTTGTTCGGCACAATGATGGCCGGCCACTTGGTGCTCGCCGCCTTCGTCGGACTGATTTTCGCGGCTGGTGAAGCGAGCAAGGGAATGGGTTACGCGGTCAGCGTGCCCGTCGTCTTGGTGGCAACATCGCTGACATTGTTGGAGTTGTTTGTTTGCTGTCTGCAAGCGTTCATCTTCACCTTCCTGACCGTGCTGTTTATCGCCGCAATGGCGACACATGAACACGACGAGCATTTGGACGACGACCCGCACGCAATGACGGACGCCAACCAAATGGACCCAGACAAGATTTTTGACCCCAGTCGCATCAGTCCAGCCGTGGGTGCCAGTCATCCAGCGGGTGCCTGA
- a CDS encoding AtpZ/AtpI family protein, producing the protein MGDSEKQRNGGGSNTQPMLRLASAGFELASFPLILGAIGYYWLDPWMGNETPYIAIAGVLVGFCLGFYRLILMVNQLPS; encoded by the coding sequence ATGGGTGATTCTGAAAAGCAGCGAAATGGCGGTGGTTCGAACACGCAGCCGATGCTCCGATTGGCTTCTGCTGGGTTTGAACTGGCTTCCTTTCCGCTCATCTTGGGTGCGATCGGCTACTACTGGCTCGATCCGTGGATGGGGAACGAGACCCCGTATATCGCGATCGCGGGAGTTCTGGTCGGATTCTGCTTGGGGTTCTACCGGCTCATTCTGATGGTGAATCAGCTTCCATCGTGA
- a CDS encoding DUF4912 domain-containing protein: MISTVDLPSQTRRELAEIAKNYGVTGWHSMRKDDLISEIKKAQQRLRRKAASDAKKGRAGAGSAKAKSTAKTSEPRASASSKKPRSSSSGKSSTKSPARKAAAGKPKTTVRSRPDAPMTDLTEPKVSAKTERIRAEMRRRRELVQKHKDLSTGTLVAGSAVTDGAQRHRADAPHKDRIVLVVRDAFWLQASWEITQTSVQRAQSAMAEKWHTAVPTLRLLAVGDVTSNSAETVARDITVHGGVSNWYVDVQDPPSRFRVAIGYLASDGEFHCLCRSNVVETPVPGDCQRLDEHWQDIAEDYERIYALSGGYESRSADLREVFEDRLQRKMPHRNDSGSTTGDPSLLRQTKLRLDVEAELIVFGKADPTASVMVGGHPVKLQNDGAFTVRMEFPDKRQVLPVTAETRDGLRQRTTVIAIERNTKVMDTVELQENN; this comes from the coding sequence TTGATTAGTACTGTTGATCTACCGTCGCAAACCCGTCGCGAATTGGCTGAAATTGCCAAAAATTACGGGGTCACAGGCTGGCACTCCATGCGGAAGGACGATTTGATCAGTGAGATCAAAAAGGCCCAGCAACGCTTGCGCCGAAAAGCGGCAAGTGATGCGAAAAAAGGACGGGCTGGAGCCGGTTCCGCAAAGGCGAAAAGCACCGCCAAAACGAGCGAACCACGAGCTTCGGCGAGTTCCAAGAAACCTCGCTCCTCCTCGAGCGGCAAGTCGTCCACCAAATCACCTGCTCGCAAAGCGGCCGCTGGCAAACCAAAAACGACGGTGCGTTCACGTCCGGACGCTCCCATGACTGACCTGACCGAACCCAAAGTTTCCGCGAAAACCGAACGCATTCGGGCTGAAATGCGTCGCCGCCGCGAATTGGTCCAAAAACACAAGGATCTCTCGACTGGGACTCTGGTCGCTGGTTCCGCGGTCACCGATGGTGCCCAACGTCATCGTGCTGACGCTCCTCACAAAGACCGCATCGTCCTGGTCGTTCGCGACGCCTTTTGGTTGCAGGCGAGCTGGGAAATCACCCAAACCAGCGTCCAACGTGCTCAATCAGCGATGGCTGAAAAGTGGCACACCGCGGTCCCAACGCTTCGTCTGCTGGCCGTCGGCGATGTGACCAGCAACAGCGCCGAAACGGTCGCTCGTGACATCACGGTGCATGGTGGTGTCAGCAATTGGTACGTCGACGTTCAAGACCCACCTTCGCGTTTCCGCGTCGCGATTGGTTATTTGGCCAGTGACGGTGAATTTCATTGCCTGTGCCGCAGCAACGTGGTCGAAACTCCTGTGCCAGGCGACTGCCAACGTCTCGACGAACACTGGCAGGACATCGCCGAAGATTACGAGCGAATCTACGCTCTCAGCGGCGGTTACGAGTCCCGCAGTGCCGATCTGCGAGAAGTCTTCGAAGATCGTTTGCAACGAAAAATGCCTCATCGCAACGATTCAGGCTCGACCACCGGCGATCCCTCGCTGCTGCGTCAAACCAAGCTGCGTTTGGATGTCGAAGCCGAACTGATCGTGTTTGGAAAAGCCGACCCAACCGCCTCGGTGATGGTTGGCGGACATCCCGTCAAACTGCAAAACGATGGTGCCTTCACGGTTCGCATGGAATTCCCCGACAAACGTCAGGTGCTTCCCGTGACCGCCGAAACACGCGATGGTCTTCGCCAACGCACCACCGTGATCGCGATCGAGCGAAACACAAAAGTCATGGACACCGTCGAACTTCAAGAGAACAACTGA
- a CDS encoding ThuA domain-containing protein, producing MTSLSTLSRRFAATFLLASAVFACGTFVPGFASAEDASDAKSNNGSLNVLIITSGCCHDYDFQAKAIQMAATKAGVEAKWTVVNDGGKGTQAEIDFYGDEDWAKPFDVVIHNECFAATTNPDYIRQITKAHHAGVPAVVIHCAMHTYRDAEIDDWREFLGVTSRRHDHQSHYPIKVVAEDHPVMREYPAAHVSAMDELYIIEKIWPNTTVLATSKSERDGKSHPVIWTNQYGDARVYGTTYGHSNETFQDEVFLANLVRGMLWAAGRVE from the coding sequence ATGACGTCTCTCTCCACCTTGTCGCGGCGATTCGCCGCGACTTTTTTGTTGGCATCCGCTGTTTTCGCTTGTGGGACTTTCGTTCCCGGGTTCGCCTCGGCGGAAGACGCCTCTGATGCCAAATCGAACAACGGCTCGTTGAATGTCCTGATCATCACCAGCGGTTGCTGCCACGATTATGACTTCCAAGCCAAAGCCATTCAGATGGCGGCCACAAAGGCCGGCGTCGAAGCCAAATGGACGGTCGTCAACGATGGTGGCAAGGGCACCCAAGCCGAGATCGACTTCTACGGCGATGAAGATTGGGCCAAACCGTTCGACGTCGTCATTCACAACGAATGCTTCGCCGCAACGACCAACCCCGATTACATCCGCCAAATCACAAAAGCCCACCACGCTGGCGTTCCCGCCGTGGTGATTCACTGTGCAATGCACACCTATCGTGACGCGGAAATCGATGACTGGCGCGAGTTTCTGGGTGTGACCAGCCGCCGCCACGATCACCAAAGCCACTACCCAATCAAAGTGGTCGCGGAAGACCATCCGGTGATGCGTGAGTATCCCGCCGCCCACGTTTCTGCGATGGACGAGCTGTACATCATCGAAAAGATCTGGCCCAACACGACTGTTCTGGCAACTTCCAAGAGCGAACGGGACGGCAAGTCCCATCCCGTCATTTGGACCAACCAATACGGCGACGCTCGCGTTTACGGAACGACCTATGGCCACTCCAACGAAACGTTCCAGGATGAAGTGTTCCTGGCTAACTTGGTCCGCGGCATGCTCTGGGCCGCCGGCCGAGTCGAGTAG
- a CDS encoding dihydroorotase: MARTLIRNAQAVLPGDGIHSSSGTVDLRHVLIEDGKILDADASSTASCDHLIEADDLFLLPGVIDDQVHFREPGLTHKEDLATASHACAAGGVTTFLEMPNTKPPAITIEGVQAKEALAAEKSLVNYGFYIGATPNNVAELNAAQNVPGIKIFIGSSTGNLLVDEQAALERIFAETTLPICAHCEDETTVRANAERLAGTTDIHDHSRIRDEAAAVISTARATGLARRHQHRFHVLHVSTGAELVSLVDPSPYLTAEVCPHHLFFNVDDYDRLGSRIQMNPSIKTAEDNAKLWQALQDDVIQVIATDHAPHTLEEKAQPYPQSPSGLPAVENSLALMLNQCNAGKVTMPQIAHWMSDAPARVWGITGKGRIANGYDADLVLVRMNSERTIRDEDQHTKNRWSPWNGETLRGWPVTTIVNGSIVWSIDGGFREKIRGQKPTFDHARGGFWNTADGIGPTNA, encoded by the coding sequence ATGGCACGCACTCTGATCCGAAACGCGCAGGCGGTTTTGCCTGGCGATGGCATCCACAGTTCTTCCGGCACCGTCGATCTTCGTCACGTGCTGATCGAAGACGGCAAGATTCTTGACGCCGACGCTTCTTCCACCGCCTCGTGCGATCACCTCATCGAAGCTGATGATCTGTTTCTGCTGCCCGGCGTGATCGACGACCAAGTTCACTTTCGCGAACCAGGCCTGACGCACAAAGAAGACTTGGCAACCGCGTCTCATGCGTGTGCCGCCGGTGGTGTGACCACGTTCTTGGAAATGCCCAACACGAAACCACCTGCGATCACCATCGAAGGTGTCCAAGCCAAAGAAGCCCTCGCCGCCGAAAAGTCACTGGTCAACTATGGCTTCTACATCGGTGCGACACCGAACAACGTGGCCGAGCTGAATGCCGCTCAAAACGTTCCCGGCATCAAGATCTTCATCGGCAGCAGCACCGGCAATTTGTTGGTCGATGAACAAGCCGCCTTGGAACGCATCTTCGCTGAGACCACTCTGCCGATCTGCGCCCACTGCGAAGACGAAACGACCGTACGAGCCAACGCGGAACGACTTGCGGGCACCACCGACATTCACGATCACTCTCGCATTCGCGATGAAGCTGCTGCGGTGATCTCGACCGCCCGAGCCACCGGGTTGGCCCGTCGACATCAACATCGTTTTCATGTCTTGCACGTGTCCACCGGCGCGGAACTCGTGTCGCTCGTGGATCCATCGCCATACCTGACCGCGGAAGTTTGCCCGCATCACCTGTTCTTCAACGTCGATGATTACGATCGCTTGGGTTCACGGATCCAAATGAACCCATCGATCAAAACCGCGGAAGACAACGCCAAACTTTGGCAAGCCCTGCAAGACGATGTCATCCAAGTCATCGCGACCGACCACGCACCTCACACGCTGGAAGAAAAGGCTCAACCGTACCCGCAGTCACCATCGGGTTTGCCAGCGGTTGAGAACTCACTCGCGTTGATGCTGAATCAATGCAACGCTGGCAAAGTCACGATGCCACAGATCGCACATTGGATGAGCGACGCGCCAGCGCGAGTTTGGGGCATCACGGGCAAAGGCCGCATCGCCAATGGTTACGACGCCGACTTGGTTTTAGTCCGCATGAATTCCGAGCGCACCATTCGCGACGAAGACCAACACACGAAGAACCGTTGGAGTCCCTGGAACGGCGAGACCCTTCGTGGCTGGCCCGTCACCACGATCGTGAACGGTTCGATCGTGTGGTCCATCGACGGCGGTTTTCGCGAAAAGATTCGCGGCCAAAAACCCACCTTCGATCACGCCCGCGGCGGCTTCTGGAACACGGCTGACGGCATCGGCCCAACGAACGCCTGA
- the upp gene encoding uracil phosphoribosyltransferase: MSHVHVLQHPLVSHHLCQLRDKRTRPPEFRSAVSRLAMLIGVRATDDLSTQPVTIPTPVADAPCHELAADIGIVPVLRAGLGMVDPLLDLIPDASVWHLGLYRNEQTAEPVGYYDKLPKKGAPNVALILDPMLATGGSIDMVVRRLMRWGVEDIRVLSIIASQAGLDRVAKDFPDVKLFVAAVDPSLNEQAFIVPGLGDAGDRIFDTPQHD; the protein is encoded by the coding sequence ATGTCGCACGTTCACGTTTTGCAGCACCCTTTGGTTTCGCATCACCTTTGTCAATTGCGAGACAAACGGACTCGGCCGCCCGAGTTTCGATCCGCCGTTTCGCGGCTGGCGATGTTGATCGGGGTTCGCGCGACGGATGACTTGTCGACCCAACCCGTCACCATTCCAACTCCGGTGGCGGACGCACCGTGTCACGAGTTGGCAGCCGACATCGGGATCGTGCCCGTGCTTCGAGCGGGACTGGGAATGGTCGATCCGTTGCTGGATTTGATTCCCGATGCCTCCGTGTGGCACCTGGGTTTGTATCGCAACGAGCAAACTGCCGAACCGGTTGGTTACTACGACAAACTGCCGAAGAAAGGCGCACCGAACGTCGCCTTGATACTCGATCCAATGTTGGCCACTGGCGGATCGATCGACATGGTCGTTCGCCGTTTGATGCGCTGGGGCGTCGAAGACATTCGTGTTCTCAGCATCATCGCATCCCAAGCCGGACTCGACCGCGTGGCCAAAGATTTTCCCGACGTCAAACTGTTCGTGGCAGCCGTCGACCCCAGCTTGAACGAACAAGCCTTCATCGTCCCCGGCCTCGGCGACGCCGGCGACCGGATCTTTGACACGCCTCAGCACGACTGA
- a CDS encoding transposase, giving the protein MPQSLARVYLHIVFSTKGRIPWLKDATLRSELYAYMATVLRDNVQSPAIKIGGVEDHVHALLTLNRSFAIKDVVQHMKTETSKWIKRQPKGTTEFAWQAGYGAFSVSQTNVPKVIQYVGNQEKHHRQLSFQDEFRDFCKRHELEIDERYVWD; this is encoded by the coding sequence ATGCCGCAATCTTTGGCCCGCGTTTATCTGCACATCGTCTTTTCCACCAAGGGACGAATTCCTTGGCTGAAGGATGCGACCTTGCGATCGGAACTCTACGCGTACATGGCGACGGTTTTACGCGACAATGTTCAATCACCAGCAATCAAGATCGGTGGAGTCGAAGATCATGTTCACGCACTGCTCACGCTCAACCGGAGTTTCGCTATCAAGGATGTGGTTCAGCACATGAAAACGGAAACCAGCAAATGGATCAAACGCCAACCAAAAGGAACGACGGAGTTCGCTTGGCAAGCTGGATACGGTGCCTTCTCCGTCAGCCAAACCAACGTCCCGAAAGTGATCCAGTACGTTGGCAACCAAGAAAAGCATCATCGCCAACTTTCATTCCAGGACGAATTTCGAGACTTCTGCAAACGGCATGAACTTGAGATCGACGAACGTTATGTTTGGGACTGA
- a CDS encoding sugar ABC transporter ATP-binding protein → MTDATHRLELTGIRKHFGSTKALDGVDLVVGPGEVHAIIGENGAGKSTLMKVLSGAHCPDAGRIRIDGEEVDLSNPRASQAAGIAMIYQELNLAPDLSVADNITLGDEPSRWGGRGGGWLDRGRQHAIAKEALKRLHCEDIDPAQPVRELSIAQQQMVEIARAVVAGRKLKLLILDEPTSSLTQVDTENLFTVIERLKSEGVSVLYISHFLEECQLIGDRFTVLRDGVTAGSGSLTENDPDWMPMDSIVQMMVGREISQLYPDLDHVRGEPVLQLEDVRGSRLPTDVSLTLHRGEILGLAGLIGAGRTETIRALFGLDRLASGKVVVMGREDARRDPQKSWIRDAMGLVSEDRKNEGLFLERSLTENLTLTRTEPYRRGPFLRRSEMKKATEHWMKELAVRASDPDQAIGELSGGNQQKIALARLLHHDCEILLLDEPTRGIDIGSKRTIYQTIGELAAQGKAILLISSYLPELLGVCDSIGVIHQGSLTGIRPASEWTEHSLLTEALGAAATS, encoded by the coding sequence GTGACCGACGCCACCCATCGTCTGGAACTGACCGGAATTCGCAAACACTTTGGATCGACCAAGGCGCTCGACGGCGTGGACTTGGTCGTTGGTCCGGGGGAAGTGCACGCGATTATTGGCGAAAACGGGGCTGGCAAGAGCACGTTGATGAAGGTCCTGTCCGGCGCTCATTGCCCGGACGCCGGTCGGATTCGTATCGATGGGGAAGAAGTCGATCTGAGCAACCCGCGAGCCTCCCAGGCCGCGGGCATCGCGATGATTTATCAGGAGCTGAACTTGGCTCCTGATTTGTCGGTCGCGGACAACATCACCTTGGGTGACGAACCGTCTCGATGGGGCGGACGCGGCGGTGGTTGGCTGGATCGTGGCCGGCAACACGCGATCGCCAAGGAAGCTTTGAAGCGGTTGCACTGCGAAGACATTGATCCGGCGCAACCCGTTCGCGAATTGTCGATCGCTCAGCAGCAAATGGTCGAGATCGCTCGCGCGGTTGTGGCCGGCCGCAAGCTGAAACTGTTGATCTTGGACGAACCTACCAGCAGCCTGACCCAGGTCGACACCGAGAACCTGTTCACGGTAATCGAGCGACTGAAATCCGAAGGCGTCAGCGTGCTGTATATCAGTCACTTCCTAGAAGAGTGTCAGTTGATCGGTGATCGCTTCACCGTCCTACGTGATGGCGTGACAGCAGGCTCAGGCAGCTTGACTGAAAACGATCCGGATTGGATGCCGATGGATTCCATCGTGCAGATGATGGTTGGTCGTGAGATCTCGCAACTCTATCCCGACCTCGACCATGTTCGTGGCGAACCCGTGTTGCAACTCGAAGATGTTCGCGGGTCACGTTTGCCTACCGATGTTTCATTGACGCTGCACCGAGGCGAGATCTTAGGGCTCGCCGGATTGATCGGCGCGGGACGGACGGAAACCATTCGAGCCCTGTTTGGGCTGGATCGATTGGCGTCTGGCAAAGTCGTCGTGATGGGTCGCGAAGATGCGCGGCGGGATCCGCAGAAGAGTTGGATCCGAGACGCGATGGGTTTGGTGTCCGAGGATCGCAAGAACGAAGGCTTGTTCTTGGAACGCAGTCTGACCGAGAACCTGACGCTGACTCGTACGGAACCTTACCGACGAGGCCCGTTCCTTCGCCGATCGGAAATGAAGAAAGCGACCGAGCACTGGATGAAAGAATTGGCGGTTCGGGCGAGCGATCCCGATCAGGCGATTGGTGAGCTATCCGGCGGCAACCAGCAGAAAATCGCCTTGGCTCGTTTGCTGCATCACGATTGCGAGATCCTGTTGCTCGATGAGCCCACTCGGGGCATCGACATCGGCAGCAAACGCACGATCTATCAAACGATTGGTGAGTTGGCGGCGCAAGGCAAAGCGATCTTGTTGATCAGCAGTTACTTGCCCGAGTTGCTCGGCGTCTGCGATTCAATCGGCGTGATTCACCAAGGAAGCCTGACCGGCATCCGCCCAGCAAGCGAATGGACCGAACACAGTCTGCTGACCGAAGCGCTCGGCGCTGCGGCAACATCCTGA